One genomic segment of Helianthus annuus cultivar XRQ/B chromosome 14, HanXRQr2.0-SUNRISE, whole genome shotgun sequence includes these proteins:
- the LOC110907163 gene encoding uncharacterized protein LOC110907163, with amino-acid sequence MSGGASDNVLSLTTDELKEKIAEEVGRAIEVSLPRFVERMQNTLLSTMEERIGELREDLTSDRGKAKEKKGCSYNKFMACKPPIFNGEVDPIACQRWISDIEGVFERTHCDESDFVAYGTGQLRGQAKDWWDNLRNERGVEAIRAMTWEDFKAPFLKHHSPKAVIKIKEEFMQLRQKGETVDKITGMFMDKLKFCDDLVKTEEQKIYYYHTMLRAEYREFMTPSHYESLTDIINAAREREIELKRQVERGERRALDENPSPAKKPKVAESSKKGSAKGGSPSCKTCGRTHKGECYFKNKPCVACGKIGHGVANCPDKVTVCYKCYQPGHKKSECPELVGKKESADSRDETPKAKARSFQITAAEAKMEPDVVTVT; translated from the exons ATGTCGGGAGGTGCTAGTGACAATGTTCTATCCCTCACTACCGACGAGTTGAAAGAGAAGATTGCCGAGGAAGTCGGAAGGGCCATCGAAGTTAGCCTACCAAGATTTGTGGAAAGAATGCAAAACACCTTACTTTCGACTATGGAGGAAAGAATTGGTGAATTAAGAGAAGACCTTACCAGTGATAGAGgcaaggctaaagaaaagaaaggttGTTCTTACAACAAGTTTATGGCGTGTAAGCCCCCGATTTTCAATGGAGAGGTAGATCCAATTGCTTGTCAAAGGTGGATAAGCGATATTGAGGGTGTTTTCGAACGAACGCATTGTGATGAAAGTGATTTCGTGGCTTATGGAACTGGCCAACTTAGAGgccaagccaaggattggtgggacaacCTCAGAAACGAAAGGGGTGTTGAAGCAATAAGGGCAATGACTTGGGAAGATTTCAAAGCACCATTCCTCAAACATCATAGCCCCAAGGCAGTGATAAAGATAAAGGAGGAATTCATGCAATTGAGGCAAAAGGGTGAAACCGTTGATAAAATTACGGGGATGTTCATGGATAAGCTCAAGTTTTGTGATGACTTGGTCAAAACTGAAGAACAGAAAATTTATTATTATCACACCATGCTTAGGgctgaatatagggagttcatgaCCCCCTCACATTATGAAAGCCTCACCGATATAATCAATGCGGCGCGGGAACGCGAGATTGAACTAAAAAGGCAAGTTGAAAGAGGTGAGAGAAGGGCCTTGGATGAAAACCCGAGTCCCGCAAAGAAGCCAAAGGTAGCTGAATCTTCGAAGAAGGGAAGTGCAAAAGGAGGTTCTCCGAGTTGCAAAACATGTGGACGCACTCATAAGGGTGAATGCTACTTCAAGAACAAACCTTGTGTGGCATGTGGCAAGATAGGGCATGGGGTTGCAAATTGCCCAGACAAAGTAACGGTGTGCTATAAATGTTACCAACCGGGTCATAAAAAGTCAGAATGTCCGGAATTGGTGGGAAAGAAAGAGAGTGCCGACTCTAGGGATGAAACCCCAAAAGCTAAGGCAAGGTCGTTCCAAATCACTGCTGCTGAAGCAAAAATGGAACCCGACGTGGTtacag tGACATAA